The proteins below come from a single Eucalyptus grandis isolate ANBG69807.140 chromosome 3, ASM1654582v1, whole genome shotgun sequence genomic window:
- the LOC104439086 gene encoding fe(2+) transport protein 1: MADASTNRRRNRRPTAAAAVGLLLAAVLALGLIPNVSAGPAPARAAPLCGAEYRRRCHDRAEALKLKVVAIAAILATSMIGVGAPLFFREVPALKPDRKLFEIKAIDSGVILATVCMRVMSDYFDPWRSKCLPEVPWRNFPFTTFVAMLSAVITLMVDSYAMAHYKKINAEISGGGSSRDANGQAKDAVVVVVHGGADAHLDGAQLLRHRVVAQVLELGIVVHSVVIGLLLGASDNPCTIRPLIAALCFHQMFEGMGLGGCILQAEFGLKVKLIMAFFFSATTPFRIALGIGLSNVYSDSSPAALIVEELLNASSVGLLNYMVLVDLLAEEFLWPRLQADMKLQLFGAVFMALMTKWIRQWENATAVAVATVTATHPLDVVRTRFQSMDQYKDTSMEVEGYNEMSLLMELSFYGANEMESTTIGATNKALPVHAPIVAGPKEIIAIVQPSNFSYSTAPKNLDQRYIVKNKMEMSMEVKFSGDSDNGQESHLYSSCVTPSCYRGSHGLYIVSL; the protein is encoded by the exons ATGGCCGACGCGTCCACCAATCGCCGCCGCAATCGCCGGCCgaccgccgctgccgccgtcggcctcctcctcgccgccgtcCTCGCGCTCGGCCTAATCCCCAATGTCTCCGCCGGGCCCGCCCCAGCCCGGGCGGCGCCATTGTGCGGGGCCGAGTACCGCCGCAGGTGCCACGACAGGGCCGAGGCCCTGAAGCTCAAGGTGGTGGCGATCGCGGCCATCTTGGCCACAAGCATGATCGGGGTCGGCGCCCCGCTGTTCTTCCGGGAGGTCCCCGCGCTGAAGCCCGACCGGAAGCTGTTCGAAATCAAGGCCATCGACTCCGGGGTCATACTGGCCACGGTGTGCATGCGCGTGATGTCCGACTACTTCGACCCCTGGCGGTCCAAGTGCCTGCCCGAGGTCCCGTGGAGGAATTTCCCGTTCACCACGTTCGTGGCGATGCTCTCGGCCGTGATCACTCTGATGGTGGACTCGTACGCCATGGCCCACTACAAGAAAATCAATGCCGAGATTAGCGGCGGTGGCAGCAGCAGGGATGCGAATGGTCAAGCGAAGGacgcggtggtggtggtggtgcatGGAGGGGCCGATGCGCACCTGGACGGC GCGCAGCTGCTGAGGCATAGAGTCGTTGCTCAGGTGCTGGAGCTGGGCATCGTGGTGCACTCGGTGGTGATAGGCCTCTTGTTGGGGGCCTCCGACAATCCATGCACGATCCGGCCGCTCATCGCCGCCCTCTGCTTCCACCAGATGTTCGAGGGGATGGGCCTCGGCGGGTGCATACTACAG GCGGAGTTCGGGCTTAAGGTGAAGTTGATCATGGCCTTCTTCTTCTCGGCCACCACACCGTTCCGGATTGCGCTCGGGATCGGCCTGTCGAACGTGTACAGCGACAGCTCCCCGGCGGCGCTGATCGTGGAGGAGCTGCTGAACGCGTCGTCGGTAGGGTTGCTGAACTACATGGTCCTCGTGGACCTCCTCGCTGAAGAATTCCTGTGGCCGAGGTTGCAGGCCGACATGAAGCTCCAATTGTTCGGGGCCGTATTCATGGCCCTGATGACTAAATGG ATCCGTCAGTGGGAGAACGCCactgccgtcgccgtcgccaccgtcACCGCTACGCACCCCCTCGACGTCGTCCGCACTCG TTTCCAGTCAATGGATCAATACAAAGACACATCAATGGAAGTGGAGGGATATAATGAAATGAGTCTGCTCATGGAATTGTCATTCTATGGAGCTAATGAAATGGAATCTACGACCATAGGCGCGACAAACAAG GCATTACCAGTTCATGCACCCATTGTTGCTGGTCCAAAGGAAATTATAGCTATTGTCCAGCCATCAAATTTTAGTTATTCCACTGCTCCAAAGAACTTGGATCAAAGGTAcattgtcaaaaataaaatggaaatgtCAATGGAAGTCAAATTCAGTGGCGATTCTGATAATGGTCAAGAAAGTCATCTTTATTCATCTTGCGTGACACCATCTTGTTATAGAGGATCTCATGGTCTATACATTGTTTCCTTGTAG